One Flagellimonas sp. CMM7 genomic region harbors:
- a CDS encoding GyrI-like domain-containing protein, producing MMTITKRDALTIVGLSARTSNNKGKAEKDIPQLWKRFISENTLNRIPSKTDETVYAIYTDYEGDHTKPYTIVIGCSVSNLDNIPEDMTVKMIPEANYTQFTAKGDLTKDAVINTWMDIWNTDLKRTYTTDIEVYGEKAINPTNGEAEILIATE from the coding sequence ATGATGACTATCACAAAAAGAGATGCATTGACCATCGTTGGTCTTTCCGCCAGAACATCTAACAACAAAGGGAAAGCTGAAAAAGACATTCCACAACTTTGGAAAAGATTTATATCGGAAAACACATTGAACCGAATCCCAAGTAAAACTGATGAAACTGTTTATGCTATCTATACGGATTACGAAGGTGATCATACAAAACCTTATACCATAGTTATTGGTTGCAGTGTATCCAATCTGGACAATATTCCTGAGGATATGACCGTAAAAATGATTCCGGAGGCCAACTATACACAGTTTACTGCCAAAGGAGATCTAACCAAAGATGCGGTAATCAACACTTGGATGGATATTTGGAACACAGACTTGAAAAGAACATATACCACAGATATTGAAGTTTATGGCGAGAAGGCAATAAATCCAACAAACGGTGAGGCTGAAATACTAATTGCAACAGAGTAA
- a CDS encoding YafY family protein yields MEEKPRLSRLTAILTQLQSSRIVTAKMLADKHKVSIRTIYRDIRTLEKSGVPIVTEEGKGYSMMEGYQLPPVMFTEDEANALITAEQLILKNKDASFVQYYSEAILKIKALLKGPQKDKASLLKERIYFADNYLNQKTSNYLMRIQSALTNFEVLNIDYLSLNQQSTNRNIEPFALYSSQEKWLLIAYCRLRKAFRVFRIDHIQKITNTYKHFESHNMTLEEYYKSYDKYYQDTSDLNGK; encoded by the coding sequence ATGGAAGAAAAACCAAGACTTTCTAGACTTACGGCTATTCTCACCCAATTACAATCCTCAAGGATCGTAACGGCAAAAATGCTTGCAGACAAGCATAAGGTTAGCATAAGGACCATTTACAGAGACATTCGTACCTTGGAAAAATCTGGGGTTCCCATAGTCACGGAAGAGGGAAAGGGATATTCCATGATGGAGGGTTATCAATTACCTCCAGTAATGTTCACGGAAGATGAGGCCAATGCATTGATAACCGCTGAGCAATTGATATTAAAAAACAAGGATGCCTCTTTTGTACAGTATTATTCCGAAGCTATCTTAAAAATAAAGGCACTGCTAAAAGGTCCTCAAAAAGATAAGGCAAGCCTGCTCAAAGAGCGCATCTATTTTGCTGACAACTATTTGAACCAAAAAACAAGTAATTATCTTATGCGTATCCAATCTGCCTTGACCAATTTTGAGGTCTTGAATATTGATTACTTGTCCCTGAATCAACAATCTACCAATAGAAACATAGAGCCCTTTGCCCTATACAGTTCACAAGAAAAATGGTTGCTTATTGCATACTGCAGACTCAGGAAAGCTTTTAGGGTGTTTAGAATTGACCACATTCAAAAGATTACCAATACCTACAAGCATTTTGAATCCCATAACATGACCTTGGAGGAATATTATAAATCGTACGACAAATATTACCAAGATACCTCTGATCTAAACGGGAAATAA
- the proC gene encoding pyrroline-5-carboxylate reductase, with protein sequence MKIAIIGAGNLGLAIAKGILHSNGATTMYLTKRNTSEIKDFEKYGNVTVTSDNEEAVKNSDVLIFAVQPGHFASILEQAKDLLTEKHVIISTITGFSISKIEEIIGSDRYIIRSMPNTAISVGNSMTCLCTNELGKKRIDLAKAIFNRMGHTLEIPEDQMQAATVICASGIAFWMRLIRATTQGAIQLGFDAKEAQELAMHTCNGAASLLIDSGSHPEEEIDRVTTPKGCTIEGLNEMEHQGLSSSLIRGIVASFEKISHIKKG encoded by the coding sequence ATGAAAATAGCAATAATAGGTGCAGGAAATTTAGGACTGGCAATCGCAAAAGGAATTTTGCATAGCAATGGGGCAACCACTATGTATCTTACCAAAAGAAATACTTCAGAAATAAAAGATTTTGAAAAGTACGGGAATGTCACCGTCACTTCTGACAATGAAGAAGCCGTGAAAAATTCGGATGTTCTAATTTTTGCAGTTCAACCAGGTCATTTTGCGTCCATTTTAGAACAGGCCAAAGATTTATTGACCGAAAAGCATGTCATTATAAGCACCATAACCGGGTTTAGTATTTCCAAAATTGAAGAGATTATAGGTTCGGACAGATACATTATTCGCAGTATGCCCAATACGGCAATTTCTGTTGGCAATTCCATGACTTGTCTTTGTACAAATGAACTTGGAAAAAAACGAATCGACTTGGCCAAGGCCATCTTCAACAGAATGGGACATACTTTAGAAATTCCAGAAGATCAGATGCAAGCAGCCACCGTAATATGTGCAAGCGGAATTGCATTTTGGATGCGTTTGATACGTGCAACTACACAAGGAGCAATTCAGCTTGGTTTTGATGCCAAGGAGGCTCAAGAATTGGCCATGCATACATGTAACGGTGCTGCTAGCCTTTTAATAGACTCTGGTAGTCACCCAGAAGAAGAGATAGATAGGGTAACAACACCTAAAGGTTGCACCATTGAAGGGTTAAATGAAATGGAGCATCAAGGGTTAAGTTCCTCATTGATTAGAGGAATTGTAGCCTCATTTGAAAAAATAAGCCACATCAAAAAAGGATAA
- a CDS encoding argininosuccinate synthase, with protein sequence MKKLVLAYSGGLDTSYCAKYLSKEKDFEVHAVSVNTGGFSKAEITSIQQKALDLGATSYTSIDAVSNFYEKVVKYLIFGNVLKNNTYPLSVSAERIVQAIEIVNHAKKIGADYIAHGSTGAGNDQVRFDMIFQIIAPEIEIITPIRDNKLSREAEIDYLQKNGVDYPWEKAKYSINKGLWGTSVGGDETLTSHLPLPGTAYPSQLEKEFSKELKLSFEKGELKAIDGETGTPVENIEKLSEIATKYAIGRDIHVGDTIIGIKGRVGFEAAAPLIIIKAHHLLEKHTLSKWQQYQKEQLGNFYGMLLHEGNYLDEVMRNIEVFLEDTQKNVTGDVFVTLHPYRFELNGISSKNDLMNASFGSYGEMNKGWTSDDAKGFIKILSNSGKIANHVNQNND encoded by the coding sequence ATGAAAAAATTAGTTTTAGCCTATAGCGGAGGGTTGGACACATCCTACTGCGCAAAATATTTATCAAAAGAAAAAGACTTTGAAGTCCATGCTGTAAGTGTAAATACAGGTGGTTTTTCCAAAGCGGAAATTACAAGCATACAGCAAAAAGCGCTGGATTTAGGAGCCACATCTTACACCTCCATAGACGCTGTTTCCAATTTTTACGAAAAAGTGGTAAAGTATCTCATCTTTGGAAATGTGCTTAAGAACAACACCTACCCTCTTTCGGTAAGCGCAGAACGTATTGTCCAAGCCATTGAAATTGTAAACCATGCCAAAAAGATTGGTGCAGATTATATAGCCCATGGCAGCACTGGGGCAGGAAATGATCAAGTACGGTTTGATATGATTTTTCAAATTATAGCCCCAGAAATTGAAATCATCACTCCAATCAGGGATAATAAATTATCCAGGGAAGCTGAAATTGATTATTTACAAAAAAATGGTGTGGACTATCCATGGGAAAAAGCAAAATACTCTATTAATAAAGGCTTATGGGGCACTTCCGTTGGAGGCGATGAAACATTGACCTCGCATTTACCATTACCCGGAACAGCCTACCCCAGTCAATTGGAAAAAGAATTCTCCAAGGAACTCAAACTTAGCTTTGAGAAAGGGGAACTAAAGGCTATCGATGGTGAAACTGGAACTCCCGTTGAGAATATAGAAAAGCTTTCAGAAATAGCAACAAAATATGCCATAGGCAGGGACATTCATGTAGGGGATACCATTATAGGGATTAAAGGAAGAGTGGGCTTTGAAGCTGCAGCTCCCCTTATTATCATTAAGGCCCATCATTTACTTGAAAAACACACTTTGAGCAAATGGCAGCAATATCAAAAAGAGCAGCTTGGAAATTTTTATGGCATGCTTTTGCATGAAGGAAATTATCTAGATGAAGTGATGAGGAATATTGAAGTGTTTCTAGAAGACACTCAAAAAAATGTTACTGGAGATGTTTTTGTAACACTGCATCCTTACCGGTTTGAATTGAATGGAATCTCTTCAAAAAATGATCTAATGAATGCATCTTTTGGAAGCTATGGTGAAATGAACAAAGGTTGGACTTCTGATGACGCAAAAGGGTTTATCAAAATACTTTCCAATTCTGGAAAAATTGCAAACCATGTAAATCAAAACAATGATTAA
- a CDS encoding aspartate aminotransferase family protein, producing MKLFYVYPLYDVTPVSAKGIEVTDNKGQKYLDFYGGHAVISIGHSHPHYVNRLKEQLDTIGFYSNSVQNPLQKELATKLGGASKCEDYNLFMCNSGAEANENALKMASFQTGKSKVIAFNNSFHGRTSAAVATTDNPHINAPINKQQQVTFLSFNDFEGFENAISSNEYCAVILEAIQGVGGLDEPTTEFYQFIAEKCKENNVVLIADEVQSGFGRSGKFFAFQHHGIQPDIITIAKGMGNGFPVGGVLIHENIKASYGLLGTTFGGNHLACAATLAVLEVLEKEALIENTDALGIYFKEKAMEIPQIKKIKGRGLMLGLEFDFEVAYLRKRLIYNQHVFTGGAKNKQLLRFLPALNITKTHIDLFFEALKKEL from the coding sequence ATGAAACTATTTTATGTATATCCGCTTTATGACGTTACTCCAGTATCTGCAAAAGGTATTGAGGTAACCGATAATAAAGGCCAGAAATACCTTGATTTTTATGGCGGGCATGCGGTGATTTCCATAGGGCATTCGCATCCGCATTACGTAAACCGACTTAAGGAGCAGTTGGATACTATTGGGTTCTACAGTAATTCTGTTCAAAACCCCTTGCAAAAAGAACTTGCTACTAAATTAGGGGGTGCTTCTAAATGCGAAGACTATAATTTATTCATGTGTAATTCTGGAGCCGAGGCTAATGAAAATGCATTAAAAATGGCTTCCTTTCAAACTGGAAAATCCAAAGTCATTGCATTCAACAATAGCTTTCACGGAAGAACTTCTGCAGCCGTCGCCACGACAGATAATCCCCATATAAATGCACCAATAAACAAACAGCAACAGGTAACCTTTCTTTCATTCAATGATTTTGAAGGGTTCGAAAACGCAATTAGCTCAAATGAATATTGTGCAGTGATTTTGGAGGCGATTCAGGGCGTTGGCGGATTGGACGAACCAACAACAGAGTTTTATCAATTTATTGCAGAAAAATGCAAGGAAAATAATGTTGTTTTAATTGCTGATGAAGTGCAGTCGGGCTTTGGAAGAAGCGGTAAGTTTTTTGCTTTTCAGCATCATGGCATTCAACCAGATATTATTACCATAGCAAAGGGAATGGGGAATGGTTTTCCTGTTGGCGGTGTTTTAATTCATGAAAACATCAAAGCAAGCTATGGCCTTTTAGGAACCACTTTTGGCGGAAACCATTTGGCCTGTGCAGCTACTTTGGCGGTTTTGGAAGTATTGGAAAAAGAAGCTTTGATTGAAAACACAGACGCTTTAGGAATCTATTTCAAGGAAAAGGCAATGGAAATTCCACAGATAAAAAAAATAAAGGGGAGAGGGTTAATGTTGGGGCTTGAATTTGATTTTGAAGTTGCTTATTTACGAAAAAGGTTGATTTACAATCAACATGTTTTTACCGGTGGCGCAAAGAATAAGCAACTACTCCGATTCTTGCCCGCTTTAAACATTACAAAAACACATATTGATTTGTTTTTTGAAGCCCTAAAAAAAGAATTATAA
- a CDS encoding GNAT family N-acetyltransferase, giving the protein MDIIVANESHFKYAQIISDTITESAKVRGTGIAQRTPEYIIKRLENANAVIALDGEKFAGFCYIEVWGNKNFVANSGLIVHPDYRKQGLAKKIKKAIFELSKQKFPDAKIFGITTGLAVMKMNYELGYKPVTFSELTDDPEFWKGCQTCKNFDILTRTERNMCLCTGMLYNPNTSKTESKRLNGKAFQRLKRIKENLFLKKKAK; this is encoded by the coding sequence ATGGACATTATAGTTGCTAACGAATCACATTTTAAATACGCTCAAATCATAAGCGATACCATTACGGAATCGGCAAAAGTCCGTGGTACCGGTATTGCCCAGCGTACCCCAGAATATATTATAAAACGCCTGGAGAACGCTAATGCAGTAATTGCATTGGATGGTGAAAAATTCGCTGGGTTCTGTTACATTGAAGTCTGGGGAAATAAAAATTTTGTAGCAAATTCTGGCTTGATCGTACATCCTGATTATAGAAAACAGGGATTGGCCAAGAAAATTAAAAAAGCCATTTTCGAGCTTTCCAAACAAAAATTTCCAGATGCAAAAATCTTTGGAATAACAACTGGATTGGCCGTAATGAAAATGAACTATGAACTAGGTTATAAACCAGTTACATTTTCAGAGCTTACAGATGATCCAGAGTTTTGGAAAGGTTGCCAAACCTGCAAGAACTTTGACATTCTTACCCGAACTGAGCGGAATATGTGCCTGTGTACTGGAATGCTATACAACCCAAATACCTCAAAAACGGAATCAAAAAGACTTAACGGCAAAGCGTTTCAAAGATTGAAACGAATTAAAGAAAACCTCTTTCTAAAAAAGAAAGCAAAATGA
- a CDS encoding GNAT family N-acetyltransferase, with the protein MELIKLNNITYGFVRNFKHDKKIRASFNRLTESVFGFSLENWYHDGFWGDYYIPYSLLHNNKVVSNVSINKIEFDIEGKRKAGIQIGTVMTDEKYRNRGLNKYLMEKVMHEWKDQTDFVYLFANDSVLDFYPKFNFKVVEEYQHSKTIDTHSASSSWNKLNMEDPTDVAFLMGRIKDSAPVAKISMRFNASLIMFYSNSYKKSSIFILKNLMQLSLQILKVTPCIWMIYSQ; encoded by the coding sequence ATGGAGCTTATAAAACTCAATAATATTACTTATGGATTTGTTAGAAATTTTAAACATGACAAAAAAATAAGAGCAAGTTTCAATAGATTAACAGAATCCGTCTTTGGCTTCAGTTTAGAAAATTGGTACCATGATGGCTTTTGGGGCGACTATTATATTCCCTATTCGCTGCTTCATAATAATAAGGTTGTATCAAATGTTTCAATTAATAAGATTGAATTTGATATTGAAGGCAAGAGAAAGGCAGGTATTCAAATCGGAACAGTAATGACGGACGAAAAATACCGGAATAGGGGACTTAACAAGTACTTGATGGAAAAGGTAATGCATGAATGGAAAGATCAGACTGATTTTGTCTATCTCTTCGCTAACGACAGTGTGCTTGATTTCTATCCGAAGTTCAATTTCAAGGTAGTAGAGGAATATCAACACTCGAAAACAATAGATACACACAGTGCTTCATCATCCTGGAATAAACTGAACATGGAAGACCCGACTGATGTCGCTTTTTTAATGGGAAGAATTAAGGATTCAGCTCCTGTAGCAAAGATATCTATGCGCTTTAATGCGTCATTGATCATGTTTTACAGCAATTCCTATAAGAAAAGCAGCATTTTTATATTAAAGAACTTGATGCAATTGTCATTGCAGATTTTGAAGGTGACACCGTGTATTTGGATGATATATTCTCAATAA
- a CDS encoding mannosyltransferase: MPHQIIKFWKLHAYAILIALGCTLFYAVFAFDLDREDFPKLLGLFAALFFFHYKLIQFEKWNFKFLLVTGILFRLVFLFVEPNLSQDFYRFIWDGELIKNGINPYIHLPNELILQDSLPIANAPELFAGMGDLSAKHFSNYPPVNQLIFTISTLLGGGSILGSIIVMRFTIILADIGILYFGRKLLQNLNKSNHMAFWYFLNPLVIIELTGNLHFEGVMLFFFVWSLYLIAVNKWVWGAPLYALSIMVKLVPILFLPLFLKYFGFKKSMLFYVLVGATCIILLLPFYSQVFINNYSETVGLWFSNFEFNAGIYNAVKKLAVNYFDAKPWELIKDYGKIVAISIIIGTLLIAFFRKNQKYNVLITSMLMVLSCYYFLSSTVHPWYIVFLVVLSMFTRYQYAIVWSFTAVLSYYAYSNSDYIENLWLLAIEYILVFGFLIYELIGKGEKKLHFFKK; this comes from the coding sequence ATGCCGCATCAAATTATAAAGTTTTGGAAGCTTCATGCCTACGCTATTCTGATAGCGTTAGGTTGCACGCTGTTCTATGCTGTTTTTGCTTTTGATTTAGATCGAGAAGATTTCCCAAAATTGCTGGGGCTGTTCGCTGCTCTTTTTTTCTTCCATTATAAATTGATCCAATTTGAAAAATGGAACTTTAAGTTCTTATTGGTCACTGGAATTCTATTTCGTTTGGTTTTTCTATTTGTTGAGCCTAATCTCTCTCAAGATTTTTATCGATTCATTTGGGATGGAGAATTGATCAAAAACGGAATCAACCCATATATCCATTTACCAAACGAACTCATCCTACAAGATAGTTTACCCATCGCAAATGCCCCAGAGCTATTTGCCGGCATGGGTGATCTAAGCGCAAAACACTTTAGCAATTACCCTCCTGTAAATCAACTCATTTTTACCATATCGACTTTATTGGGCGGTGGAAGTATACTTGGTTCCATAATTGTAATGAGGTTTACCATCATTCTCGCAGATATTGGCATTCTCTATTTTGGAAGAAAATTGCTCCAAAATCTTAATAAGTCCAATCATATGGCTTTTTGGTATTTTCTAAATCCACTGGTCATTATTGAGTTAACAGGGAATCTTCATTTTGAAGGAGTCATGTTGTTTTTCTTTGTATGGTCGTTATATCTGATTGCGGTCAACAAATGGGTTTGGGGTGCTCCCCTATACGCCCTGTCCATAATGGTCAAACTAGTGCCCATTCTCTTTTTACCACTCTTTTTAAAATACTTCGGTTTTAAGAAAAGTATGCTGTTCTATGTTTTAGTGGGAGCTACATGTATTATTCTCCTACTTCCTTTTTACTCCCAAGTATTCATAAACAACTACTCAGAAACTGTAGGCCTATGGTTCTCCAATTTTGAGTTTAATGCCGGAATCTATAATGCAGTAAAAAAGCTTGCTGTCAATTATTTTGATGCCAAGCCCTGGGAACTAATAAAAGACTATGGTAAAATTGTTGCCATTTCAATAATCATTGGAACACTATTGATTGCCTTCTTTAGAAAAAACCAGAAATACAACGTTTTAATTACCTCAATGCTGATGGTACTTTCCTGCTATTATTTTCTATCGAGCACAGTACACCCCTGGTATATTGTTTTTTTAGTAGTGCTAAGTATGTTTACCAGATATCAATATGCCATTGTTTGGTCTTTTACTGCCGTTTTAAGCTATTATGCCTATTCAAATTCAGATTACATTGAAAATCTTTGGCTTTTGGCCATTGAGTATATTTTGGTCTTTGGGTTCCTTATTTATGAATTAATAGGTAAAGGAGAAAAAAAGTTACATTTCTTTAAAAAATAA
- the argC gene encoding N-acetyl-gamma-glutamyl-phosphate reductase: MIKAGIIGGSGYTGGELIRLLLNHSETDIDFVYSTTRSGKLVSSAHQDLLGLTDLTFTGEVNLKVDVVFLCLGHGNSTKFLEENSFAVNTKIIDLSNDFRLQKDHTLSKKVFTYGLPELKKEEIKKSENIANPGCFATAIQLGLLPLAKAGLLNNEVHVNAVTGSTGAGVSLSSTSHFSWRNNNVSWYKPFTHQHLGEIGESLDSFGNPTGKLFFLPNRGNFTRGILATAYTKFEGSLDEAKKLFKGFYSDAVFTHISEEPIHLKQVVNTNHCHIHLHKHEDTLLVTSAIDNLIKGASGQAVQNMNLIFGFNESLGLQLKAGVF, from the coding sequence ATGATTAAGGCAGGAATTATAGGCGGTTCTGGATATACCGGCGGAGAATTGATCAGGCTCTTATTGAATCATTCAGAAACCGATATTGACTTTGTCTACAGCACCACGCGCTCAGGAAAATTGGTTAGTTCTGCCCACCAGGACCTATTGGGATTGACAGACTTAACGTTTACCGGAGAAGTAAACCTCAAGGTGGATGTCGTTTTTCTATGTCTGGGGCATGGCAATTCAACAAAGTTTTTGGAAGAAAACAGCTTTGCGGTCAACACTAAAATCATTGATTTGAGCAATGATTTTAGATTACAAAAAGACCATACCTTAAGCAAAAAAGTATTTACCTACGGACTTCCTGAGTTGAAAAAGGAAGAAATTAAAAAATCTGAAAACATAGCCAATCCCGGGTGTTTTGCAACAGCGATTCAATTGGGGTTATTGCCCTTGGCCAAAGCAGGTCTATTAAACAATGAGGTTCATGTAAATGCCGTGACTGGCAGTACGGGTGCTGGGGTAAGTTTATCATCTACCTCACATTTTAGTTGGAGAAATAATAATGTTTCATGGTACAAACCCTTTACCCATCAACACTTAGGGGAAATAGGAGAGAGTTTGGATTCCTTTGGAAACCCAACTGGCAAACTGTTCTTTTTGCCCAATAGAGGAAATTTTACCAGAGGTATTTTGGCCACGGCCTATACCAAGTTTGAAGGTTCATTGGATGAGGCGAAAAAACTGTTTAAAGGTTTTTATTCCGACGCTGTTTTTACCCATATTTCTGAAGAACCCATTCATCTAAAACAAGTGGTGAACACCAATCACTGCCATATCCATTTACATAAACATGAAGACACTTTGTTAGTGACTTCTGCGATAGACAATTTGATAAAAGGGGCTTCCGGGCAAGCTGTTCAGAACATGAATTTAATATTCGGTTTTAATGAGAGTCTAGGATTACAATTAAAAGCAGGGGTATTTTAA
- a CDS encoding acetylornithine carbamoyltransferase has product MKHYLSINDIDSLPDWVDEAITLKKNPYQFQHLGRQKTICLLFFNNSLRTRLSTQKAAMYLGMEVMVMNFGAEGWALEYEDGTIMDQGTSEHIREAAQVVSQFCDIIAIRAFAKLEDKIKDEAEEVLTGFAKHASIPIVNMESSVAHPLQALADAITLNKHNTKLKPKVVLSWAPHPKALPHAVANSFVEMMQKQDAEFVITHPEGYELNPEITKGCQIEYDQEKALENADFVYVKNWSSYSKYGQVLRQDTDWMMTQKKLGNAKFMHCLPVRRNVVVEDAVLDGNQSLVIEQANNRIFSVQVVLKKILEAL; this is encoded by the coding sequence ATGAAACATTACCTATCCATAAATGATATTGATTCCCTTCCCGATTGGGTTGATGAAGCAATAACACTTAAAAAAAATCCCTATCAATTTCAACATTTGGGCAGGCAAAAAACAATCTGTCTGTTATTTTTCAACAATAGTCTAAGAACTCGGTTAAGCACCCAAAAGGCGGCAATGTATTTGGGCATGGAAGTCATGGTCATGAATTTTGGCGCCGAAGGTTGGGCATTGGAGTATGAAGATGGTACTATAATGGATCAAGGAACCTCTGAACATATTAGGGAAGCTGCCCAAGTGGTTTCACAATTTTGCGATATTATTGCTATCAGGGCGTTTGCCAAATTAGAAGATAAAATAAAAGATGAGGCTGAAGAGGTGCTAACGGGTTTTGCAAAACATGCATCCATTCCAATAGTAAATATGGAAAGTTCTGTTGCTCATCCCCTACAGGCCCTAGCAGATGCGATTACCCTTAACAAACACAACACCAAACTAAAACCTAAGGTGGTTTTATCATGGGCACCTCACCCAAAGGCTCTGCCCCATGCAGTGGCCAATTCGTTTGTGGAAATGATGCAAAAACAAGACGCCGAATTTGTAATTACCCACCCCGAAGGGTATGAACTTAATCCGGAAATCACCAAAGGTTGCCAAATTGAATATGATCAAGAGAAAGCATTGGAAAATGCTGATTTTGTCTATGTAAAAAACTGGAGCAGTTATTCTAAGTATGGACAAGTACTTCGCCAAGATACTGATTGGATGATGACTCAAAAAAAACTAGGTAATGCCAAATTCATGCACTGCCTACCAGTAAGAAGAAATGTAGTGGTTGAGGATGCTGTTCTGGACGGTAACCAAAGCTTGGTAATCGAACAAGCTAATAATAGAATATTCTCAGTGCAAGTTGTACTTAAGAAAATTTTAGAAGCCCTTTAA
- a CDS encoding SDR family NAD(P)-dependent oxidoreductase, with product MKLKDKVCIITGATSGMGKAITETLSSEGAKLVLSGRNLKRGEALAKNLEKSVFVPGDVGNAAYNEELVNVALDTFGKLDVLSLNAGVLGLGNVVDLTISSWLNTLETNLSSVFYLSKYAIPHLLEDDGGTILINSSIAAFKSFPNHPAYCASKGATLALMKQMAVEYAPKIRVNAICPGPVDTPLIWDSAKAFDKPKEAVENAKNATLLKRLGTPEDIAKLALFMLSDDSSWITGTAMTIDGGILNT from the coding sequence ATGAAACTAAAAGATAAAGTTTGTATCATAACCGGAGCAACAAGTGGCATGGGAAAGGCCATAACAGAAACCCTATCTAGTGAGGGTGCAAAACTTGTACTCTCCGGCCGAAATTTAAAAAGAGGGGAAGCCCTGGCCAAAAACCTTGAAAAATCCGTGTTTGTTCCTGGTGATGTTGGCAATGCCGCTTACAATGAAGAACTTGTAAATGTGGCACTTGATACGTTTGGAAAACTGGATGTGCTGTCATTGAATGCAGGAGTCTTAGGATTGGGTAATGTTGTTGACCTTACCATTTCTTCTTGGCTAAATACATTGGAAACCAATTTAAGTTCTGTTTTTTACCTTTCAAAATATGCTATTCCGCATCTACTGGAAGATGATGGAGGCACTATTTTGATTAATTCTTCCATAGCAGCTTTTAAGAGTTTTCCCAATCATCCAGCCTATTGTGCATCAAAAGGTGCAACGCTCGCCTTAATGAAGCAGATGGCCGTTGAATATGCCCCAAAAATAAGAGTGAACGCAATATGTCCCGGCCCTGTAGACACCCCACTAATATGGGATTCTGCAAAGGCTTTTGACAAACCCAAGGAAGCTGTTGAAAATGCTAAAAATGCAACTTTATTAAAAAGGTTAGGTACTCCAGAAGACATTGCCAAACTGGCTCTTTTTATGCTTTCGGATGATTCTTCTTGGATTACCGGAACAGCAATGACCATAGACGGCGGAATTCTAAATACATAA
- the argB gene encoding acetylglutamate kinase, with translation MKQKLSIIKIGGNIIEDEKELSHLLELFSQMDGHKILVHGGGKKATEIANKLGIEAKMTNGRRITDAQSLDVAIMVYGGLVNKKIVAQLQAFDCNAIGMSGADGNSIVAHKRPVKEIDFGLVGDVDSINSNNITSLLKAEFTPVFCALTHDNKGQLFNTNADTIAAELASGMSTEFETTLYYCFEKKGVLQSIDDENSVIQHIDSKKYKELLADGIIADGMLPKMHNCFQALQKNVKQVCIGDNTMLQGTNTNFTTLTL, from the coding sequence ATGAAACAAAAACTATCCATTATAAAAATAGGAGGTAACATCATTGAGGATGAAAAAGAGCTTTCACATTTGTTGGAATTGTTTTCCCAAATGGATGGACATAAAATATTGGTTCATGGCGGTGGTAAAAAAGCAACTGAAATTGCCAACAAGCTTGGTATTGAAGCCAAAATGACAAACGGCCGTAGAATAACCGATGCTCAAAGTTTAGATGTGGCAATTATGGTCTATGGCGGATTGGTAAACAAAAAAATTGTTGCCCAACTTCAAGCTTTTGATTGTAACGCGATTGGCATGAGCGGTGCGGATGGAAATTCCATTGTAGCACACAAAAGACCAGTAAAAGAAATTGATTTTGGTTTGGTAGGAGACGTAGATTCCATAAACTCAAACAATATTACTAGTTTGTTGAAAGCAGAATTTACACCTGTTTTTTGCGCTTTGACCCATGATAACAAAGGGCAATTGTTCAACACCAATGCAGATACCATAGCTGCTGAATTGGCCTCTGGCATGTCAACCGAATTTGAAACCACCTTATATTATTGTTTTGAAAAGAAAGGTGTACTACAAAGCATTGATGATGAAAATTCAGTAATTCAACACATAGACTCTAAAAAATACAAAGAACTGTTGGCGGACGGCATTATAGCGGACGGAATGCTTCCAAAAATGCACAATTGCTTCCAAGCACTTCAAAAGAATGTAAAGCAAGTCTGCATCGGAGATAATACCATGCTTCAAGGAACAAACACAAATTTCACCACTTTGACCCTATGA